From one Pseudomonas sp. S35 genomic stretch:
- a CDS encoding lipoate--protein ligase family protein — protein sequence MTQPVMMTVEAGLAAEQDLLAAVCAGELEYGLLFWQPSDQALVMPRRLSRLPAFDVASRVSADAGWPVLLRETGGEPVPQSSATVNIALVYTPPRSEGDQGRIETGYQRLCQPICDLLIELGGNASVGEIDGAFCDGRYNVNLDGRKMVGTAQRWRQSGGRPVGLVHGALLLDNDREELIAAVNRFNQACGLDQRVRADSHIALHEAFPAPDAISRLDTLYRQMLASFLAV from the coding sequence ATGACTCAGCCCGTGATGATGACCGTCGAAGCAGGCCTTGCTGCCGAGCAAGATTTGTTGGCTGCGGTTTGCGCCGGTGAGCTGGAATACGGCCTGCTGTTCTGGCAACCCAGCGATCAAGCCTTGGTGATGCCGCGCCGGTTGAGTCGACTGCCGGCTTTCGATGTCGCCAGCCGCGTGTCTGCGGATGCCGGTTGGCCGGTGCTCTTGCGCGAAACGGGTGGTGAGCCGGTGCCGCAATCGAGTGCCACGGTCAATATCGCGCTGGTCTACACCCCCCCGCGAAGTGAAGGCGATCAAGGCCGCATCGAAACCGGTTATCAGCGTCTATGCCAGCCGATCTGCGACTTGCTGATCGAGTTGGGCGGCAACGCCTCCGTGGGTGAAATCGACGGGGCGTTCTGCGACGGTCGCTACAACGTCAACCTCGATGGCCGCAAAATGGTCGGCACCGCCCAGCGCTGGCGGCAAAGCGGTGGCCGCCCGGTGGGTCTGGTGCACGGTGCGTTGTTGCTGGATAACGATCGCGAAGAGTTGATCGCCGCGGTCAACCGTTTCAATCAAGCGTGCGGCCTCGACCAGCGGGTGCGTGCCGACAGTCATATCGCCCTGCACGAAGCCTTCCCTGCGCCGGATGCCATCAGCCGGCTGGATACCTTGTACCGTCAGATGCTGGCCAGCTTCCTGGCGGTTTAA
- the trpC gene encoding indole-3-glycerol phosphate synthase TrpC has protein sequence MSVPTVLEKILARKAEEVAERRARVSLAELEALAKAADAPRGFAKALIDQAKKKQPAVIAEIKKASPSKGVIRENFEPAQIAVSYEKGGATCLSVLTDIDFFQGSDLFLQQARAACKLPVIRKDFMVDPYQIVEARALGADCVLLIVSALDDVKMAELAAVAKSVGLDVLVEVHDGDELERALKTLDTPLVGVNNRNLHTFEVSLENTLDLLPRIPRDRLVITESGIVNRADVELMEISDVYSFLVGETFMRAENPGAELQRLFFPERGVSVSGSTLD, from the coding sequence ATGAGTGTGCCGACCGTTCTGGAAAAAATCCTGGCCCGCAAGGCCGAAGAAGTCGCCGAGCGCCGTGCCCGCGTGAGCCTGGCCGAGCTGGAAGCCCTGGCGAAGGCCGCTGACGCTCCACGCGGATTTGCCAAGGCCTTGATTGACCAGGCCAAGAAAAAGCAGCCGGCGGTCATCGCAGAGATCAAGAAGGCCTCGCCAAGCAAAGGCGTGATTCGCGAAAACTTCGAGCCTGCGCAAATCGCCGTCAGCTATGAGAAGGGCGGGGCGACATGCCTGTCGGTTCTGACTGATATCGATTTCTTCCAGGGCTCGGACCTGTTCCTGCAGCAGGCCCGTGCGGCGTGCAAGTTGCCGGTGATCCGCAAGGATTTCATGGTTGATCCGTACCAGATCGTCGAAGCCCGTGCCTTGGGCGCCGACTGCGTGCTGCTGATCGTCTCCGCACTGGATGACGTGAAGATGGCCGAGTTGGCGGCCGTGGCCAAAAGCGTCGGCCTGGACGTGCTGGTTGAAGTGCACGACGGCGATGAGTTGGAACGCGCACTGAAAACCCTCGACACCCCGCTGGTGGGGGTCAACAACCGTAACCTGCACACCTTTGAAGTCAGCCTGGAAAACACCCTCGACCTGCTGCCGCGTATTCCGCGCGACCGTTTGGTGATTACCGAGAGCGGCATCGTCAACCGCGCCGACGTGGAGCTGATGGAAATCAGCGACGTGTATTCGTTCCTGGTGGGCGAGACCTTCATGCGCGCCGAGAACCCGGGGGCAGAATTGCAACGTCTGTTCTTCCCGGAGCGTGGCGTGTCGGTGAGTGGTTCCACGCTCGATTGA
- the trpD gene encoding anthranilate phosphoribosyltransferase: protein MDIKTALSRIVGHLDLSTAEMSDVMREIMTGQCTDAQIGAFMMAMRMKSESIDEIVGAVSVMRELADKVELKTLDGVVDVVGTGGDGANIFNVSTASSFVVAAAGCTVAKHGNRAVSGKSGSADLLEAAGIYLNLTPVQVARCIDNVGIGFMFAQTHHGAMKHAAGPRKDLGLRTLFNMLGPLTNPAGVKHQVVGVFSQALCRPLAEVLQRMGSKHVLVVHSKDGLDEFSLAAPTFVAELKNDQITEYWVEPEDLGMKSQSLHGLAVESPAASLELIRDALGRRKTENGQKAAEMIVLNAGAALYAADHAYSLTEGVALAHDALHTGLAREKLEELGAFTAVFKMENEG, encoded by the coding sequence ATGGATATCAAGACTGCCCTGAGCCGTATCGTCGGCCATCTGGACCTGAGCACCGCTGAAATGAGCGATGTGATGCGCGAGATCATGACCGGCCAATGCACCGACGCGCAGATCGGTGCGTTCATGATGGCGATGCGCATGAAGAGCGAAAGCATCGACGAGATCGTCGGCGCCGTCTCGGTGATGCGTGAGTTGGCCGACAAGGTTGAACTCAAGACCCTCGACGGCGTGGTCGATGTGGTCGGTACCGGCGGTGACGGTGCAAATATCTTCAACGTCTCGACGGCTTCATCTTTTGTGGTGGCCGCCGCAGGTTGCACCGTGGCCAAGCACGGTAACCGTGCAGTATCTGGCAAGAGCGGCAGTGCCGACCTGCTGGAAGCGGCCGGAATCTACCTGAACCTGACGCCGGTGCAAGTGGCACGTTGCATCGACAACGTTGGTATTGGCTTCATGTTTGCCCAGACCCATCACGGTGCGATGAAGCACGCCGCCGGCCCGCGCAAAGACCTGGGCCTGCGTACCCTGTTCAACATGCTTGGCCCGCTTACGAATCCGGCCGGTGTGAAGCACCAGGTGGTGGGCGTGTTCAGCCAAGCGTTGTGCCGCCCCTTGGCAGAAGTGCTCCAGCGTATGGGCAGCAAGCATGTACTGGTGGTGCATTCCAAAGACGGCCTGGATGAATTCAGCCTGGCAGCGCCGACCTTTGTGGCGGAATTGAAGAATGACCAGATCACCGAATATTGGGTCGAACCTGAAGACTTGGGCATGAAAAGCCAGAGCCTGCACGGTTTGGCGGTGGAAAGCCCGGCAGCCTCCCTGGAACTGATTCGTGATGCCCTGGGGCGACGCAAGACTGAGAACGGTCAAAAGGCTGCGGAAATGATTGTTCTGAATGCTGGCGCGGCACTTTACGCAGCTGACCACGCCTATAGTCTTACAGAGGGTGTCGCCTTGGCCCACGATGCGCTGCACACCGGTCTGGCTCGTGAAAAACTCGAGGAACTGGGAGCATTCACTGCCGTATTCAAGATGGAGAATGAAGGATGA
- a CDS encoding aminodeoxychorismate/anthranilate synthase component II has product MLLMIDNYDSFTYNVVQYLGELGAEVKVVRNDELTVAEIAALNPERIVVSPGPCTPTEAGISLEAIQYFAGKLPILGVCLGHQSIGQAFGGDVVRARQVMHGKTSPVFHKDLGVFQALNNPVTVTRYHSLVVKRETLPECLELTAWTQLEDGSVDEIMGLRHKTLNIEGVQFHPESILTEQGYELFANFLKQSGGTR; this is encoded by the coding sequence ATGTTGCTGATGATTGATAACTACGACTCCTTTACCTACAACGTTGTGCAGTACCTGGGCGAGCTGGGTGCCGAGGTCAAGGTAGTGCGCAACGACGAACTGACCGTAGCCGAGATCGCCGCGCTGAACCCCGAACGCATCGTGGTTTCGCCTGGCCCGTGCACGCCGACCGAGGCTGGTATTTCCCTCGAAGCTATCCAGTATTTCGCCGGCAAGCTGCCGATCCTGGGCGTGTGCCTGGGCCATCAATCCATCGGCCAGGCGTTTGGCGGTGACGTGGTGCGCGCACGCCAGGTGATGCACGGCAAGACCAGCCCGGTGTTCCATAAAGACCTGGGTGTGTTCCAGGCCCTGAACAATCCGGTGACGGTGACCCGCTACCACTCGCTGGTGGTCAAGCGTGAAACCTTGCCAGAATGCCTGGAGCTGACGGCCTGGACCCAACTGGAAGACGGCTCCGTTGACGAGATCATGGGCCTGCGTCACAAGACACTGAATATCGAAGGGGTGCAGTTTCACCCCGAGTCGATCCTGACCGAGCAGGGCTACGAGCTGTTCGCCAACTTTCTCAAGCAGAGCGGCGGCACGCGCTAA
- the trpE gene encoding anthranilate synthase component I, with the protein MNREEFLRLAAAGYNRIPLACETLADFDTPLSIYLKLADEPNSYLLESVQGGEKWGRYSIIGLPCRTVMRVHDHHVSITHDGVEIESHDVEDPLAFVEAFKARYNVPTIAGLPRFNGGLVGYFGYDCVRYVEKRLGKCPNPDPLGVPDILLMVSDAVVVFDNLAGKMHAIVLADPSREDAFEQGQASLEALLEKLRQPITPRRGLDLSRPPAADPVFRSSFTQDDYERAVDTIKEYILAGDCMQVVPSQRMSIDFKAAPIDLYRALRCFNPTPYMYFFNFGDFHVVGSSPEVLVRVEDNLITVRPIAGTRPRGATEEADQALEEDLLSDDKEIAEHLMLIDLGRNDTGRVSEIGSVKLTEKMVIERYSNVMHIVSNVTGELKAGLTAMDALRAILPAGTLSGAPKIRAMEIIDELEPVKRGVYGGAVGYFAWNGNMDTAIAIRTAVIKDGELHVQAGGGIVADSVPALEWEETLNKRRAMFRAVALAEQTPNS; encoded by the coding sequence ATGAATCGCGAAGAATTCCTGCGTTTGGCCGCTGCCGGCTATAACCGTATTCCCCTGGCCTGCGAAACCCTGGCCGACTTCGACACGCCGCTGTCGATCTACCTGAAACTGGCCGACGAACCCAATTCCTATCTGTTGGAATCGGTACAAGGCGGCGAGAAATGGGGCCGTTATTCGATCATTGGCCTGCCATGCCGCACGGTGATGCGGGTGCACGACCATCACGTGAGCATCACCCATGATGGCGTCGAGATCGAAAGCCATGACGTCGAAGACCCGCTGGCCTTTGTCGAAGCCTTCAAGGCGCGCTACAACGTGCCGACCATTGCGGGTCTGCCGCGTTTTAATGGCGGCCTGGTGGGTTACTTCGGCTACGACTGCGTGCGCTACGTGGAGAAACGCCTGGGCAAATGCCCGAACCCGGATCCGCTGGGCGTGCCGGATATTCTGCTGATGGTGTCCGACGCGGTGGTGGTGTTCGACAACCTCGCCGGCAAGATGCACGCCATCGTACTCGCCGACCCGTCCCGCGAGGACGCGTTCGAGCAAGGCCAGGCCAGCCTGGAAGCCCTGCTGGAAAAACTGCGCCAGCCGATCACTCCGCGTCGCGGCCTGGACCTCAGCCGTCCACCGGCAGCTGACCCGGTGTTCCGCTCCAGTTTCACCCAGGATGACTACGAGCGCGCCGTCGACACCATCAAGGAATACATCCTCGCTGGCGACTGCATGCAGGTGGTGCCGTCGCAACGCATGTCGATCGACTTCAAGGCTGCGCCCATCGACCTGTACCGGGCGCTGCGCTGCTTCAACCCGACGCCGTACATGTACTTCTTCAACTTTGGCGACTTCCACGTCGTGGGCAGCTCGCCGGAAGTGCTGGTGCGGGTTGAAGACAACCTGATCACCGTGCGCCCGATTGCTGGCACCCGCCCGCGCGGCGCGACCGAAGAAGCAGACCAGGCGCTGGAAGAAGACCTGCTCAGCGATGACAAGGAAATCGCCGAGCACTTGATGCTGATCGACCTGGGCCGCAATGACACCGGGCGCGTGTCGGAAATCGGTTCGGTGAAGCTCACCGAGAAGATGGTCATCGAGCGTTATTCCAACGTGATGCATATTGTGTCCAACGTAACTGGCGAGTTGAAGGCTGGCCTGACCGCGATGGACGCACTGCGGGCGATTCTGCCGGCGGGCACCTTGTCGGGTGCACCGAAGATTCGTGCGATGGAAATCATCGATGAGCTGGAGCCGGTCAAGCGTGGTGTCTACGGCGGCGCCGTGGGGTATTTCGCCTGGAACGGCAACATGGACACCGCCATTGCGATCCGCACGGCGGTGATCAAGGACGGGGAGCTGCATGTGCAGGCCGGTGGCGGGATTGTCGCCGACTCGGTGCCGGCCCTCGAATGGGAAGAAACCCTGAACAAGCGCCGCGCGATGTTCCGCGCCGTTGCGCTGGCTGAACAGACCCCCAATTCCTGA